One window of the Cryptomeria japonica chromosome 7, Sugi_1.0, whole genome shotgun sequence genome contains the following:
- the LOC131856635 gene encoding kinesin-like protein KIN-4A codes for MRKLWRNRLEVANFSRMIRKRCRLFPEPVYKGPLQRLLFNICTHSVTRVTLVQLLLDMLLHDVEGSAGNSDSDGMSSYRLYGCLGHVNYSRPQLLDGVPPLVSRRVLGTLTHLAQNHPLVAKHLLYLEENKSLKPNRDHDMGWGKALMIDEENRLETINEVDVTTQKEMAACLAQGSLARATGSTNMNSQSSRSHAIFTITIEQMRKWDAVLTREIGSTEDGGEDFLCAKLHLVDLAGSERAKRTGADGLRLKEGIHINKGLLALGNVISALGDEKKRKEGVHVPYRDSKLTRLLQDSLGGNSRTVMIACVSPADINAKETLNTLKYANRARNIQNKPIVNRDPMTNEIQRMHQQLEYLQSELLCARAGGGVPSNEAQVLKQKISWLEASNVELYRELQECRNKSLILAQHAMEAEVERSKLSLKLELLRNGKSWKEIDDINDVKVTDLPKSCLPKIHYLETEIQNLQSIDSLAVDSASFVGLESNRLVSSDRHFTDGPQLMEIGRMILGPGEESREVEEEVAKEWEHNLLQDTMDKEKQR; via the coding sequence atgcgaaaattatgGCGTAATCGCCTGGAGGTTGCAAATTTCAGTcggatgatccgaaaacgatgccgattATTTCCAGAGCCTGTTTATAAGGGACCCCTGCAGCGTCTATTATTTAACATATGTACCCACAGTGTTACACGAGTCACCCTTGTGCAACTTCTTTTGGATATGTTGCTTCATGATGTAGAAGGTTCTGCTGGAAATTCTGATTCTGATGGCATGTCATCATATCGATTATATGGTTGTTTGGGACATGTGAATTATTCTCGGCCACAGCTATTAGATGGAGTTCCACCTCTAGTATCACGTCGTGTATTGGGAACTTTAACGCATTTGGCTCAGAACCATCCGCTTGTTGCAAAACATCTACTTTATTTAGAAGAAAATAAGAGTCTTAAACCCAACAGAGATCATGATATGGGTTGGGGTAAAGCATTGATGATCGATGAAGAAAATCGATTGGAAACTATAAACGAGGTAGATGTGACAACTCAAAAAGAAATGGCTGCATGTCTGGCACAAGGTTCATTGGCTCGAGCAACTGGAAGCACAAACATGAATTCTCAGTCCAGTCGTTCACATGCCATCTTCACAATCACCATAGAGCAGATGCGGAAATGGGATGCAGTTTTAACAAGAGAAATAGGTTCAACAGAAGATGGAGGAGAAGATTTTTTATGTGCAAAGCTTCACTTAGTAGATCTTGCTGGATCGGAGAGAGCTAAGAGGACTGGTGCTGATGGTCTTCGTTTAAAAGAAGGTATTCACATTAACAAGGGACTGCTAGCACTTGGGAATGTTATCAGTGCACTTGGAGACGAAAAGAAGCGCAAAGAAGGAGTTCATGTTCCTTATAGAGACAGTAAACTGACTCGCCTCTTGCAGGATTCTCTAGGGGGGAACAGCAGAACTGTGATGATAGCTTGCGTCAGTCCAGCAGATATAAATGCAAAGGAAACTCTCAACACTCTTAAGTATGCTAATCGGGCTCGTAATATTCAGAATAAGCCAATTGTAAATCGTGATCCAATGACCAATGAAATTCAACGAATGCATCAACAACTTGAATATTTGCAATCTGAACTGCTTTGTGCTCGTGCTGGTGGAGGTGTTCCATCTAATGAAGCACAGGTATTAAAGCAAAAGATATCATGGCTCGAAGCTAGCAATGTAGAACTGTACCGGGAACTTCAGGAGTGTCGTAATAAATCTTTGATTCTAGCACAGCATGCCATGGAAGCTGAGGTTGAAAGAAGTAAATTAAGTCTAAAACTCGAATTATTGCGCAATGGAAAATCATGGAAAGAAATAGATGATATCAATGATGTCAAGGTCACAGATTTGCCAAAAAGTTGCTTACCAAAGATACACTATTTAGAAACTGAAATCCAGAATTTGCAATCAATCGACTCTCTCGCAGTTGACTCTGCCTCTTTTGTTGGATTAGAAAGTAACAGGTTGGTGTCATCCGATAGACATTTCACAGATGGTCCACAGCTCATGGAAATAGGGAGGATGATTTTAGGCCCGGGTGAAGAATCCAGGGAAGTTGAAGAAGAAGTGGCAAAAGAGTGGGAACATAATTTGCTACAAGATACAATGGATAAGGAGAAGCAGCGTTAA